Proteins from one Solenopsis invicta isolate M01_SB chromosome 11, UNIL_Sinv_3.0, whole genome shotgun sequence genomic window:
- the LOC105200475 gene encoding histone H2B, with protein sequence MPPKASGKAVKKAGKAQKNISKTDKKKKRKRKESYAIYIYKVLKQVHPDTGISSKAMSIMNSFVNDVFERIAAEASRLAHYNKRSTITSREIQTAVRLLLPGELAKHAVSEGTKAVTKYTSSK encoded by the coding sequence ATGCCGCCTAAAGCAAGTGGCAAAGCCGTGAAGAAGGCCGGTAAGGCCCAAAAGAACATTAGCAAGACTGATAAGAAGAAGAAGCGTAAGAGGAAGGAAAGCTACGCCATTTACATCTACAAAGTACTGAAGCAAGTGCACCCGGACACTGGAATCTCCAGCAAAGCCATGAGCATCATGAACAGCTTCGTGAACGACGTATTCGAAAGAATCGCCGCTGAAGCATCGAGACTAGCGCATTACAACAAGCGCTCAACGATCACCTCTCGGGAGATCCAGACGGCCGTCAGGCTCTTGTTGCCGGGTGAATTGGCGAAGCACGCGGTCAGCGAAGGCACGAAGGCAGTAACCAAATATACGAGTTCCAAATAA
- the LOC105200468 gene encoding histone H2A, translating to MSGRGKGGKVKGKAKSRSNRAGLQFPVGRIHRLLRKGNYAERVGAGAPVYLAAVMEYLAAEVLELAGNAARDNKKTRIIPRHLQLAIRNDEELNKLLSGVTIAQGGVLPNIQAVLLPKKTEKKA from the coding sequence ATGTCTGGTCGCGGAAAGGGTGGTAAAGTTAAGGGAAAGGCGAAGTCTCGTTCCAACAGGGCGGGACTGCAATTTCCCGTGGGTCGTATTCACCGATTGCTGAGGAAGGGAAATTACGCCGAACGCGTCGGCGCTGGTGCGCCAGTTTATCTGGCTGCAGTCATGGAGTATCTCGCCGCTGAAGTATTGGAGTTGGCCGGCAACGCCGCTCGTGACAACAAGAAGACCAGGATCATCCCTCGTCACTTGCAACTCGCCATCCGCAATGACGAGGAATTGAACAAACTGTTGTCCGGTGTAACCATTGCTCAAGGTGGTGTTTTACCGAACATCCAGGCCGTGCTGCTACCCAAGAAGACCGAAAAGAAAGCATAA
- the LOC105200460 gene encoding histone H3 has translation MARTKQTARKSTGGKAPRKQLATKAARKSAPATGGVKKPHRYRPGTVALREIRRYQKSTELLIRKLPFQRLVREIAQDFKTDLRFQSSAVMALQEASEAYLVGLFEDTNLCAIHAKRVTIMPKDIQLARRIRGERA, from the coding sequence ATGGCACGTACCAAGCAGACTGCTCGCAAATCGACTGGAGGAAAGGCGCCTCGTAAACAGCTAGCCACTAAGGCTGCAAGGAAGAGTGCCCCAGCCACCGGTGGTGTGAAAAAACCTCACCGTTACAGGCCTGGCACCGTGGCTCTTCGTGAAATCCGTCGTTACCAAAAAAGTACGGAATTATTGATCCGTAAATTGCCATTCCAACGGCTTGTTCGTGAGATTGCTCAGGATTTCAAGACGGATCTTCGCTTCCAAAGTTCTGCTGTAATGGCTCTTCAAGAAGCTAGCGAAGCGTATCTTGTCGGCCTTTTCGAAGATACGAACTTGTGTGCTATTCACGCAAAGCGAGTCACAATCATGCCCAAAGATATTCAATTGGCACGTCGTATCCGTGGCGAGCGAGCTTAA